One genomic window of Desulfobotulus mexicanus includes the following:
- a CDS encoding MlaE family ABC transporter permease translates to MIQESPSQGPGILHSLGAIVLYRIQLAGHFTLFLAAGFYHIFSWPIQIRKILQQVYFIGAKSLLVIFLTALFTGMVLGLQGYYSLVAFGSEAFLGSAVALTLIRELGPVLTAIMVAARAGSAMTAEIGILRISEQIDALKTMNIHPIRYLFSPRLAAAIISIPLLASVFNVVGIIGGYLTGSKLLGVNPGVYFSRVESSILLSDVTGGLLKSLVFSIVVATVCCYQGYFTHRRKNSFGSKSVGLSTTSAVVQSSVLILITDYILTSILL, encoded by the coding sequence ATGATTCAGGAATCACCCTCCCAAGGTCCCGGGATTCTGCATTCTCTGGGAGCCATTGTCCTCTACCGAATTCAGCTTGCCGGTCATTTTACCCTTTTCCTTGCTGCCGGATTCTACCATATCTTTTCATGGCCCATTCAGATACGTAAAATATTGCAGCAGGTTTATTTCATAGGCGCAAAATCACTTCTTGTTATCTTCCTCACCGCACTTTTCACAGGTATGGTTCTCGGTCTGCAGGGTTATTACAGTCTCGTGGCCTTTGGTTCAGAAGCCTTTCTAGGCTCCGCCGTAGCCCTTACCCTGATCCGGGAACTTGGCCCCGTGCTCACTGCCATTATGGTTGCAGCAAGGGCTGGCTCTGCCATGACTGCAGAAATCGGCATTCTTCGCATATCAGAACAGATTGATGCCCTTAAAACCATGAACATCCATCCCATACGTTACCTCTTCAGCCCCAGACTGGCAGCAGCCATCATCAGTATTCCCCTGCTTGCCTCTGTTTTCAATGTTGTGGGAATTATCGGCGGCTATTTAACCGGTTCCAAACTTCTTGGCGTCAACCCCGGTGTCTATTTTTCCAGAGTAGAATCCAGCATTCTGCTCAGTGATGTCACAGGCGGTCTTTTGAAATCCCTGGTCTTTTCCATTGTGGTGGCCACGGTATGCTGCTATCAGGGCTACTTCACCCACCGCCGTAAAAACAGCTTCGGGTCTAAAAGCGTGGGGCTTTCCACCACATCCGCCGTTGTCCAGAGCTCGGTACTGATTCTGATTACCGATTATATTCTCACCTCCATACTCCTGTGA
- the mlaD gene encoding outer membrane lipid asymmetry maintenance protein MlaD — protein sequence MKKFTLETTVGIFVIIGILCTAYLTVKLGKMELIGSNYYTIQARFSSIAGLTNNARIEIAGVQVGSVSRMSLDPERLVAILDLKIQKHIPISEDTIASIKTSGLIGEKYIQLSPGGSDVLLKEGDMLFETESPLDIEDMISRYVFGGIK from the coding sequence ATGAAAAAATTTACCCTTGAAACAACGGTCGGAATTTTTGTTATTATCGGAATTCTCTGCACAGCTTATCTGACGGTAAAGCTGGGCAAGATGGAACTGATCGGGAGTAATTATTATACCATTCAGGCCCGGTTCTCATCCATTGCAGGCCTTACCAACAATGCCAGAATTGAAATTGCAGGCGTACAGGTGGGCAGTGTCAGCCGGATGTCCCTTGATCCAGAACGCCTGGTAGCCATCCTGGACCTTAAAATCCAAAAACATATTCCCATCTCCGAAGATACCATTGCCTCCATCAAAACATCGGGTCTTATAGGAGAAAAATATATTCAGCTTTCCCCCGGAGGATCGGACGTTTTGCTTAAAGAAGGTGATATGCTTTTTGAGACTGAATCGCCTCTGGACATTGAAGACATGATTTCCAGATATGTTTTCGGCGGCATCAAATAG
- a CDS encoding acyl-CoA thioesterase yields the protein MKGVPVIRIRGYHTDIYGHVNNARYLEFFEEGRWRIFEDYLDLKGWFERGLSFFVVNINVSYIRSIEVNETIEIHSGMLKYGNKSAVLRQRIYLEGMDILCAEADVTFVTISKEMGQKTLPMEGEIRQRLEALPMIPADRVQV from the coding sequence ATGAAAGGTGTTCCAGTCATCCGCATCCGCGGGTATCATACGGATATTTACGGGCATGTGAACAATGCCCGTTATCTTGAGTTTTTTGAGGAAGGTCGCTGGCGTATTTTTGAGGATTATCTGGATCTCAAAGGCTGGTTTGAAAGGGGACTTTCTTTTTTTGTGGTCAATATCAATGTCAGCTACATTAGATCCATTGAGGTGAATGAGACCATTGAAATCCACTCCGGCATGCTGAAGTACGGCAATAAATCCGCCGTGCTGCGTCAGCGGATTTATCTTGAGGGTATGGATATCCTTTGTGCAGAGGCCGATGTCACCTTTGTGACAATTTCTAAAGAAATGGGTCAGAAAACCCTGCCCATGGAAGGAGAAATCCGGCAAAGGCTGGAGGCTCTCCCCATGATACCGGCAGATAGGGTGCAGGTTTAA
- a CDS encoding AAA family ATPase translates to MMLEAFKKYKAIRNMDIGEEGYGQVGSIFRDEHDRLWLHLNAKVSKRYTGELTPLIRRTGNEANAFDVDTANIFTPFAARSRNLERHGDFFCLDDAPLVQKEEKITRTHVSQASPTPYGEMLAPLFDIFMAPEILNEVLIRTSVPEVLRQEKPLSSGVILYGEGGTGKTALQRAIADVYERAGAHATELNVAALSEKYIGSLAHNLDAAIFEVVEKTAKSGRPAFIFLDEATSLVMNSESHNSSGADYYQEAVDVLKKYIANYPDLVFSITTNADPETFDDTLIRDGRLAPIRIPAPGRSEKAAMWRFFLKKHDVFEDIGEGEALQLADGIPDEKGAFISRFCKDYLARKKLAMETARAASGSLLESLAAGHFISLDMVKKTLSLDTLMQDIQKALQLRPGKPVKAAVGFLKKSAI, encoded by the coding sequence ATGATGCTCGAAGCCTTCAAAAAATATAAAGCAATTCGCAACATGGATATAGGAGAAGAAGGATACGGACAGGTCGGTTCTATTTTCAGGGATGAGCATGATCGTCTCTGGCTTCACCTGAACGCAAAGGTATCCAAACGTTACACAGGAGAACTCACCCCATTGATACGCAGAACAGGCAATGAAGCCAATGCCTTTGACGTGGATACGGCCAATATTTTTACACCCTTTGCAGCCAGATCCCGCAATCTGGAACGACATGGAGATTTTTTCTGCCTGGATGATGCACCCCTTGTACAGAAAGAAGAAAAAATAACCCGTACCCATGTGAGTCAGGCCAGCCCGACGCCTTACGGAGAAATGCTTGCTCCCCTTTTTGACATATTCATGGCTCCTGAAATTCTCAATGAAGTGCTGATCCGCACCAGCGTTCCCGAAGTGCTGCGTCAGGAAAAGCCTTTAAGCAGCGGCGTAATTCTTTATGGTGAAGGCGGTACGGGTAAAACCGCCCTTCAGCGGGCCATTGCAGATGTTTACGAAAGAGCCGGAGCCCATGCAACGGAACTGAACGTGGCAGCTTTAAGCGAAAAATACATAGGCTCCCTTGCCCACAATCTGGACGCAGCCATTTTCGAGGTTGTGGAGAAAACCGCCAAAAGCGGCAGGCCAGCCTTCATTTTTCTCGATGAGGCCACCTCCCTTGTCATGAACAGCGAAAGCCACAACAGCTCCGGCGCAGACTATTATCAGGAAGCAGTGGATGTACTGAAAAAATACATTGCCAATTATCCGGATCTGGTATTCAGCATCACCACCAATGCAGACCCGGAAACCTTTGATGACACCCTTATCCGGGACGGCAGGCTGGCTCCCATACGCATACCGGCTCCGGGCCGTAGTGAAAAAGCCGCCATGTGGCGATTTTTCCTTAAAAAACATGATGTCTTTGAAGACATCGGCGAAGGAGAAGCCCTGCAGCTTGCCGATGGTATTCCCGATGAAAAAGGAGCCTTTATCAGCCGCTTCTGCAAGGATTATCTGGCAAGAAAAAAGCTTGCCATGGAAACGGCAAGGGCTGCTTCAGGATCTCTGCTGGAATCTTTGGCTGCAGGCCATTTCATAAGCCTCGATATGGTAAAGAAAACCCTGTCTTTGGATACACTGATGCAGGATATTCAGAAAGCCCTACAGCTCAGACCCGGCAAACCCGTAAAAGCCGCTGTAGGTTTTCTGAAAAAATCCGCCATATGA
- a CDS encoding ABC transporter ATP-binding protein produces METPLIRLVNVHKSFSSNPVLRGVSLDIMEGKTTAIIGKSGEGKSVLLKHIIGLMQPDEGEILYREKPIKEMSREETRIFRNKMSYMFQGCALFDSLSIFENIALPLKEGTRLSPSEIKEKVGERLKQLDLEGTENQYPSQISGGMMKRVAMARALVTSPELVLFDEPTTGLDPIRKNAVHRMIANYQKELGFTALVVSHEIPDIFHIAQEIIMLDEGQIVFSGSSEDIQACETPVVRQFLLGEADTMFID; encoded by the coding sequence ATGGAAACACCTCTGATCCGTCTTGTTAATGTTCATAAAAGTTTCAGCAGCAATCCCGTACTCCGTGGTGTCTCTCTCGATATCATGGAAGGAAAAACCACAGCCATCATCGGAAAAAGCGGTGAAGGTAAAAGTGTTCTACTTAAACACATCATCGGTCTGATGCAGCCGGATGAGGGAGAAATCCTCTACAGAGAAAAGCCCATAAAAGAAATGAGCCGTGAAGAAACCCGTATTTTCAGAAATAAAATGAGTTACATGTTTCAGGGCTGTGCCCTGTTCGACTCCTTAAGTATTTTTGAAAATATTGCCCTTCCCCTTAAAGAGGGCACACGACTTTCTCCTTCTGAAATCAAAGAAAAGGTTGGAGAAAGACTGAAGCAGCTTGACCTTGAAGGCACAGAAAACCAGTATCCTTCACAGATTTCCGGCGGCATGATGAAGCGGGTTGCCATGGCCCGTGCACTGGTAACAAGTCCGGAGCTGGTCCTGTTTGATGAACCCACCACAGGGCTGGACCCCATACGTAAAAACGCAGTGCACAGAATGATTGCAAACTACCAGAAAGAGCTCGGATTCACAGCCCTTGTGGTCAGCCATGAAATTCCGGACATTTTTCACATCGCTCAGGAAATCATCATGCTGGATGAAGGTCAAATTGTTTTTTCCGGCAGCTCAGAAGACATTCAGGCCTGTGAAACGCCGGTGGTCCGCCAGTTCCTGCTTGGCGAGGCCGATACCATGTTTATTGACTAG
- a CDS encoding MlaA family lipoprotein, translating to MGFRFICILLLVTGLILQTVHAEEYWDDDDAFFAEIEAEYAAAPSQKIADPFEPFNRGMFVVNDKLYFWVLKPAATGWQKVTPSPVRTGIRNFFRNIGAPVRVTNQLLQGKGKAAAAETGKFFVNSIWGIFGLIDASQQLPSLQVPPEDLGQTLGKWGIGNGFYLVLPFFGPTTLRDGVGQVGDFFLQPTTYYTSGNPEGWAAVKATETINTTSFRLGDYEAIKDASLDPYTAVRNGYIQMRMQAIRQ from the coding sequence ATGGGTTTCCGTTTTATCTGTATTCTTCTGCTTGTGACGGGTCTTATCTTGCAAACAGTTCATGCTGAAGAATACTGGGACGATGATGATGCCTTTTTTGCGGAAATCGAAGCAGAATATGCCGCAGCACCCTCTCAGAAAATTGCGGATCCATTTGAACCCTTTAACCGGGGCATGTTTGTTGTCAATGACAAGCTGTATTTCTGGGTACTAAAGCCCGCTGCCACAGGATGGCAGAAGGTCACACCCTCACCGGTCCGTACTGGTATCAGAAATTTTTTCAGGAATATCGGAGCTCCTGTGCGGGTAACAAACCAGCTTCTTCAGGGAAAGGGAAAGGCTGCTGCTGCGGAAACAGGCAAATTTTTTGTCAACTCCATCTGGGGCATATTCGGCCTGATTGATGCCTCCCAGCAGCTCCCATCCCTGCAGGTGCCTCCGGAAGACCTTGGCCAGACCCTTGGAAAATGGGGTATAGGAAACGGATTCTATCTGGTTCTTCCATTCTTCGGTCCCACAACCCTGCGGGATGGTGTGGGACAGGTCGGTGACTTTTTTCTTCAACCCACCACCTACTATACAAGCGGAAATCCAGAGGGATGGGCAGCGGTCAAGGCTACGGAAACCATAAATACCACGTCTTTCCGCCTTGGTGATTATGAAGCCATTAAAGATGCTTCCCTCGATCCTTACACCGCTGTGCGCAATGGCTATATTCAGATGCGTATGCAGGCCATCAGACAATAG
- the rnhA gene encoding ribonuclease HI: MALKKYYAVLRGKKPGIYRVWAGGEGAQVQVMGFPGARYKGFEKLEDAEAFMAGKNPVTSPDASAGNKKKLRPYEDAGLDPLDYPIHVFSDGGAIGNPGPGGYGTVVIQEDGSRQEFSAGFSLTTNNRMELLGAIVGLEAVKNEGVPILLTSDSRYLVQGIEKKWARGWRARGWKKSDGTPALNPDLWKRLLDLLDHMEVRFQWVKGHSGHIENERCDVLAQSASRGSNLPPDTGYKGK, translated from the coding sequence TTGGCTTTAAAAAAATATTACGCTGTGCTGAGGGGTAAAAAGCCGGGTATCTACAGGGTTTGGGCCGGAGGTGAGGGTGCTCAGGTTCAGGTGATGGGGTTTCCCGGAGCCAGATACAAAGGTTTTGAGAAGCTGGAGGATGCCGAAGCTTTCATGGCCGGAAAAAATCCTGTAACTTCTCCGGATGCTTCAGCTGGCAATAAAAAAAAGCTTCGGCCATATGAGGACGCTGGCCTTGATCCCCTGGATTATCCCATTCATGTTTTCAGTGACGGTGGTGCCATTGGTAATCCCGGCCCCGGAGGCTACGGTACCGTTGTAATACAAGAAGATGGCAGCAGGCAGGAGTTCAGTGCTGGATTTTCTCTGACCACTAACAACCGCATGGAGCTTCTCGGGGCCATTGTCGGCCTTGAGGCAGTTAAAAATGAGGGTGTGCCCATATTGTTGACCTCGGATTCCAGATATCTGGTTCAGGGAATAGAAAAAAAATGGGCAAGGGGCTGGCGGGCGAGGGGCTGGAAAAAATCCGACGGTACACCGGCATTGAATCCGGATTTATGGAAACGGCTTCTGGATCTTCTGGATCATATGGAGGTGCGGTTTCAGTGGGTGAAGGGTCACAGCGGACATATTGAGAATGAGAGATGTGATGTCCTTGCTCAGTCCGCATCCAGAGGCAGTAACTTGCCTCCGGATACGGGATATAAGGGTAAATGA
- the mnmD gene encoding tRNA (5-methylaminomethyl-2-thiouridine)(34)-methyltransferase MnmD produces MLFLPSAASHSFCEVLPQWKDENTLVSPLYNESYFSKAGAIEESRHIFLKQNRLPHRWLEKSSFHICETGFGTGLNFLVTADFWRRFAPAGSTLFYTSVEKHPIPADHLRQIHRAWPCLNDLSNQLLDKYPPPVRGKHHLFFKELRMEVDLLFDDAEKLSEILERNVDAWFLDGFSPHANPEMWSDNLFETMGKKTADKGSFATFTAAGFVRRAMISQGFCVEKLPGFRFKRDMIRGFLGTSNSFLK; encoded by the coding sequence ATGCTCTTCTTACCATCAGCAGCCTCCCATTCATTTTGTGAGGTACTTCCTCAGTGGAAGGATGAAAACACCCTTGTTTCTCCCCTATACAATGAAAGCTACTTTTCCAAAGCCGGAGCCATAGAGGAAAGCCGTCATATTTTTCTAAAACAGAATCGTCTGCCCCATCGCTGGCTTGAAAAAAGCTCTTTTCATATCTGTGAAACGGGCTTTGGTACGGGTCTTAATTTTCTGGTCACGGCTGATTTCTGGCGACGTTTCGCACCTGCCGGATCTACCCTCTTTTATACTTCCGTGGAAAAACATCCCATACCCGCAGATCATCTGCGCCAGATCCACAGGGCATGGCCTTGTCTGAACGATCTTTCAAATCAGCTCCTTGACAAATATCCTCCACCCGTCCGGGGAAAGCATCATCTTTTTTTCAAAGAGCTGCGCATGGAGGTGGATCTGCTCTTTGATGACGCAGAAAAGCTGTCCGAGATCCTTGAAAGAAATGTAGATGCCTGGTTTCTCGACGGTTTTTCTCCCCATGCAAATCCTGAGATGTGGTCAGACAATCTATTTGAAACCATGGGAAAAAAAACTGCGGACAAAGGCAGTTTTGCCACCTTTACCGCAGCGGGTTTTGTGAGAAGAGCCATGATTTCTCAGGGCTTTTGTGTGGAGAAATTGCCGGGTTTCAGGTTTAAAAGGGATATGATCAGGGGCTTTCTAGGAACTTCAAACAGTTTTTTGAAATAA
- a CDS encoding methyl-accepting chemotaxis protein produces the protein MLQNFSIRQRMTFILVLVACMLAGMFWSTFRTAYTARDMGILETGNVMFRDQKEKVYVATHSMALALGVIASETQNHDERVRLFRNMIQDIRFEEDKSGYYFIYDQTTNVALPTRPDLVGKDLGGAKDADGVYFVRELNSAAARGGDFVEYIFDKPGFGNQPKLAYAELIPGTSMWIGTGVYIDNIAAEQARISGSISQQVRAYLLWIATIAGFFAIFFFIIAILTTRDVVVSLKHTTRLIENLASGEGDLTRRMPEERKDETGEMALWINRFIEQIHAIISRIRENAGGLHTASGAMRNESEVMADGVRTAAKGTQALSDAASTMRNNMSGIAAAMEETSTNTSMVAAATEEMTSTIDEIAKNAEKARQTTGNAVKRVEETSRKAKELGDISREVGQVTQTIAEISAQTNLLALNATIEAARAGEAGKGFAVVASEIKDLATQTAKATENIRNIINHAQTLSLEVGEDVGHVNSAIAAIDDIVNAIATAVEEQSVATREIAGNVLQASQGIQEVNENITSLNTLVRNIYSDIDEVRSATTAITATGDAVNSQAGEIAQMAETLEKLVGRFKLS, from the coding sequence ATGCTCCAGAATTTCAGCATACGTCAGCGCATGACTTTCATCCTTGTACTTGTGGCCTGCATGCTGGCTGGTATGTTCTGGTCCACCTTCCGCACGGCCTATACTGCCCGGGACATGGGCATCCTTGAAACAGGCAATGTAATGTTCCGGGATCAGAAAGAAAAGGTCTATGTCGCAACCCACTCCATGGCCCTTGCCCTTGGTGTCATTGCCAGTGAAACCCAAAACCACGATGAACGCGTCCGCCTTTTCCGAAACATGATTCAGGACATCCGCTTTGAAGAAGATAAATCAGGCTATTATTTCATTTATGATCAGACAACCAATGTGGCGCTGCCTACCCGCCCCGACCTTGTGGGCAAAGATTTAGGCGGTGCCAAGGATGCGGACGGAGTCTATTTTGTCCGGGAACTGAACAGTGCTGCAGCCCGAGGCGGTGATTTTGTAGAGTATATTTTTGATAAACCCGGTTTCGGCAACCAGCCCAAACTGGCCTATGCCGAACTCATTCCCGGCACTTCCATGTGGATAGGGACAGGTGTATATATTGACAACATTGCTGCAGAACAGGCCCGCATATCCGGAAGTATCAGCCAGCAGGTGCGGGCTTATCTTTTATGGATTGCAACGATTGCAGGATTTTTTGCCATTTTCTTTTTTATCATTGCCATCCTGACCACCCGGGATGTGGTTGTCTCTCTGAAACACACCACAAGACTCATTGAGAATCTGGCTTCAGGGGAAGGGGATCTGACCCGGCGCATGCCCGAAGAGCGCAAAGATGAAACCGGTGAGATGGCCCTCTGGATCAACCGTTTCATAGAACAGATCCATGCCATTATTTCCCGCATCCGGGAAAACGCGGGAGGTCTCCATACAGCATCTGGAGCCATGCGCAATGAATCTGAAGTTATGGCTGATGGCGTTCGTACCGCTGCCAAAGGCACCCAGGCCCTCAGTGATGCTGCATCCACCATGAGAAACAACATGTCCGGCATTGCCGCTGCCATGGAAGAAACCTCAACCAACACCTCCATGGTGGCCGCAGCCACGGAAGAAATGACTTCCACCATAGATGAAATTGCAAAAAACGCAGAAAAAGCCAGACAGACCACGGGCAATGCGGTAAAAAGGGTGGAAGAAACCTCCCGGAAGGCAAAGGAGCTGGGGGATATCTCAAGGGAAGTGGGTCAGGTCACCCAGACCATTGCGGAAATATCTGCCCAGACCAACCTGCTGGCCCTTAATGCCACCATAGAAGCAGCCCGTGCCGGAGAAGCAGGAAAAGGCTTTGCCGTTGTAGCCTCAGAAATCAAGGATCTGGCAACGCAAACAGCCAAAGCAACAGAAAATATTCGCAATATCATCAACCACGCCCAGACCCTTTCTCTGGAAGTTGGAGAAGATGTGGGCCATGTTAACTCAGCAATTGCCGCCATTGATGACATTGTCAATGCCATTGCCACTGCTGTGGAAGAACAGTCCGTAGCTACAAGGGAAATTGCCGGAAATGTTCTGCAGGCCTCACAGGGGATTCAGGAAGTCAATGAAAACATAACATCCCTGAATACTCTGGTCCGGAATATTTATAGTGACATTGATGAGGTACGCAGCGCCACCACAGCCATCACCGCCACAGGGGATGCCGTGAACAGTCAGGCCGGTGAAATAGCCCAGATGGCAGAAACCCTTGAAAAGCTGGTGGGACGCTTTAAGCTGAGCTGA
- a CDS encoding glycyl-radical enzyme activating protein — protein sequence MDNPKIFSIQHFCIHDGPGIRSTVFFKGCPLRCVWCQNPESWKKEMEIAFRAHRCLSCGQCAEACPQGLKLPENRPSEACSLCLACVQACPAEALIAMGEACTEADILARLRPEYPNFEATGGGVTFSGGEAGMFPGFLSGLAASLKKEGVHLAMETCGMFDSKNPDTKTLLQHLDLLLFDVKIFDTDLHKRLCGTGNYPIKANLREAAEAMNSGKGPLVWPRLPLVPDITDGEENLSEWAEFLSDLGFREITLLPFHDHGNSKRLWLSEMPKSLPVIRTPDAEDLLRAGSIFEKYGMKAHEALE from the coding sequence ATGGATAATCCCAAGATTTTTTCCATTCAGCACTTCTGTATCCATGATGGTCCCGGCATCCGCTCAACGGTTTTTTTTAAAGGCTGCCCCTTACGCTGTGTGTGGTGTCAGAATCCCGAATCCTGGAAAAAGGAAATGGAAATCGCCTTCAGGGCCCACCGCTGCCTTTCCTGTGGCCAGTGTGCGGAAGCCTGTCCCCAAGGCCTGAAGCTGCCGGAAAACCGTCCATCGGAGGCCTGTTCTCTCTGCCTTGCCTGCGTGCAGGCCTGTCCCGCTGAAGCTCTGATTGCCATGGGAGAAGCCTGCACAGAAGCGGATATTCTGGCCAGACTGAGGCCTGAATATCCCAATTTTGAAGCCACAGGGGGCGGTGTCACCTTTTCCGGGGGAGAGGCGGGAATGTTTCCAGGTTTTCTTTCGGGCCTTGCTGCCAGCCTGAAAAAAGAGGGCGTTCACCTTGCCATGGAAACCTGCGGGATGTTTGACAGCAAAAATCCTGATACAAAAACCCTGCTGCAGCATCTGGATCTTCTGCTCTTTGACGTGAAAATCTTTGATACGGATCTCCATAAACGTTTGTGCGGTACAGGCAATTATCCCATCAAGGCCAATCTGAGGGAGGCGGCAGAAGCCATGAATTCGGGAAAAGGCCCCCTTGTCTGGCCTAGGCTTCCTCTGGTGCCGGATATTACCGACGGAGAAGAAAACCTTAGCGAATGGGCCGAATTTTTGTCGGATCTGGGTTTCAGGGAAATCACCCTTCTACCCTTTCATGATCACGGAAACAGTAAACGGCTCTGGCTTTCGGAAATGCCAAAATCTTTACCCGTCATCCGTACGCCGGATGCAGAGGATCTTCTCCGGGCGGGCAGCATATTTGAAAAATATGGAATGAAGGCGCATGAAGCCTTGGAATAA
- the trmB gene encoding tRNA (guanosine(46)-N7)-methyltransferase TrmB produces MGRKKSFRYQDITGMDRVLFPKLKSTDPIRLEPCWPKNLLNREQPVFLELGCGKGEYSLALAARYPERNFIGVDVKSDRLWVGASRAMELGLENVWFIRARIDHLAEYFPENFADGIWIPFPDPAPGNISGRKRLTSPRFLNIYRNFLKPNGLIRCKTDHAGLYDFTLENLDAAGARLCRAFEDLHSSGINDPDILGIESHFETEFRKKGYSIKFMEFYLDESIHESLCLSA; encoded by the coding sequence GTGGGAAGAAAAAAAAGTTTTCGATATCAGGACATAACAGGCATGGACAGGGTACTGTTCCCCAAACTTAAAAGCACTGACCCTATTCGTCTGGAACCCTGCTGGCCTAAAAATCTGCTGAATCGTGAGCAGCCTGTTTTCCTTGAACTTGGCTGCGGAAAGGGAGAATACAGCCTTGCACTGGCGGCAAGGTATCCTGAAAGAAATTTCATCGGTGTGGACGTGAAATCCGACAGGCTTTGGGTGGGAGCCAGCCGTGCCATGGAGCTTGGACTTGAAAATGTCTGGTTTATCAGGGCCCGCATTGATCATCTGGCCGAATATTTCCCTGAAAATTTTGCCGACGGCATCTGGATACCCTTTCCTGACCCTGCCCCCGGTAACATCTCCGGCAGAAAGCGTCTCACTTCACCGCGTTTTCTGAATATCTACAGAAACTTCCTTAAACCCAACGGACTGATACGCTGCAAGACAGATCATGCAGGTCTTTACGATTTTACACTGGAAAATCTGGATGCTGCCGGTGCCCGGCTTTGCCGGGCTTTTGAGGATCTTCACTCCTCGGGCATCAATGATCCGGATATTCTTGGTATTGAAAGCCACTTTGAAACAGAATTCAGGAAAAAGGGATATAGCATAAAATTCATGGAATTTTATCTGGATGAATCAATTCATGAAAGCTTGTGCTTGTCCGCATAA
- a CDS encoding MlaC/ttg2D family ABC transporter substrate-binding protein: MQNLLKIFCVFICLLIFPLAASADMGPLETIKVRINDAIALLKDPAYKDPDPELAEKQHQELFEHVQGIFDFRTVSMLATGRNWRRFSTEQQNEFADLFARLLANTYIEKVQDNFRNEEVVFDDETIISESRAEVSTRVLLNNMEVPVIYRLRNIRNQWRIYDVQIEGISLVQNYRSQFEEFLFRREPAELIEVMKQRIDRLENDRIQRRKEGRPADTDADDMLRIL, from the coding sequence ATGCAGAATCTTCTTAAGATTTTTTGTGTTTTTATATGCCTTCTGATTTTCCCCCTTGCAGCCAGTGCAGACATGGGACCCCTTGAAACCATAAAGGTAAGAATCAATGACGCCATCGCCCTGCTGAAAGACCCTGCCTACAAAGATCCTGACCCGGAACTGGCTGAAAAACAGCATCAGGAACTTTTTGAACATGTACAGGGAATTTTTGACTTCAGAACCGTATCCATGCTGGCCACAGGCCGGAACTGGCGACGTTTTTCAACAGAACAGCAAAATGAGTTTGCCGATCTTTTTGCAAGACTTCTGGCAAACACTTACATAGAAAAAGTACAGGATAATTTCCGGAACGAAGAAGTGGTTTTCGATGATGAAACCATAATCAGTGAAAGCAGGGCAGAAGTCAGCACGAGGGTTCTTCTCAATAATATGGAAGTACCGGTAATATACAGACTCAGAAATATCCGCAATCAGTGGCGCATCTATGACGTACAGATAGAAGGTATCAGTCTGGTCCAGAACTACCGCAGCCAGTTTGAAGAGTTTCTCTTCCGCAGGGAGCCGGCTGAGCTGATTGAGGTAATGAAGCAAAGGATAGACAGGCTGGAAAATGACCGCATTCAGAGACGGAAAGAAGGCCGTCCTGCAGATACGGATGCAGATGATATGCTTCGCATTCTTTAA